Part of the Engraulis encrasicolus isolate BLACKSEA-1 chromosome 23, IST_EnEncr_1.0, whole genome shotgun sequence genome is shown below.
CAGTACGATGTAAAGGCATAGTGATTCTGTCAATAGAATTCTCAGTGGGTAAGGGTTTGAGCACAAGTGGAAGGCTGTACGTGGTGTAagtgggcaaaaaacaaaatggccgccttaGCAAGCAGActtcggttttgttttgtttttgctttttggtCTAATTTCTCAAGAGATGTCTTCCAGCCTTTTGAAGCATGTCACATAGATCTTCGATACAAGTTAACAAAAAGTGGGGGAATGAAAAAATGAGACCAAATGACTACTTAAAAGTAgtcagtagtagcagtagttttGGATGAGAACTTTTAGATGCGAGTTAGCGAGTTAGCGTCAGTGTTTTGAGACTTGAAATAAGAggtaatgtgttttgtttttctgtctccCCTGGCAGCATTATGGAGTAGATCGCTATTTGGCACTTCTTATGAAGGTGGGGTGGGCTGACCTACAGGAGGTCTGCAGTAACAACAACCACCCCGGCCAGTTAACAGTCgcagtagaagagagagagagagggagaggccgcaggaaaaaaacacagtgtgtgtgtgtgtgtgtgtgtgtgtgtgcgtgtgtgtgcgtgtgtgtgcgtgtgtgtgtgtgcgtgcgtgtgtgtgtgtgcgtttgttttcgTGTGTTTTGAGGACACGGAGGAACACAAGGACACTGTCCCCGGTCCCCCTATGCCGGTGTGCTAGACGAGGACGTGGTGGCTAGACATTCCCTGGGGTACACCACTCAGGGGGTCCCCGAGGGCTTTCTTTTAACAATGAGCTTGTAAAACATATAATCTTTTTGGGGACTGAAGAGACTGTGACTTGGGACTGTGTGTAGTTCAGTGTGAGATGTGAAGAAGCGTTATGTATGATGTCTATATattcttttgtttctgtttttgtgggAACAAAAAGTGAAATGGAAACTCTTTAACCCTCAGTGTACACTGTTTACTTGATAATTGATTATAGGAATAAAATGAgataaaaattaaaagaaaaaacaagagtaattaaacagtgataattaaatcaatcaaccaatggtacttaaataaaaaaaatgatatagTGATAAATATATTGCAACTGGTGggataaaataaacaaacaaaagatcTGTACATGCTATTGTCCTGGCTTCTATGGGATCTCAGAAAAAAAGCATTTTCAACATAACAGGAATACATTGACAACATTGGATAATGCCATTACATTTGGTTCCCCTCTCCTCGTTTGATCTCATTTAAACAacacctcccctgccctccccctccccccatgtaCGTAAGCCAGATATAACCAACCAGTAGAAAGAAAACAGGAATGTGGTCACCTTGAgccagtcagaaagagagagtgaatgagactAACCACACCTTGAAGTTGAAACATGACGGCTGTTTGTGTTCATGTTCTAAGACTGTTTTTGGACTGGGCTCCCCTGGGATGGGGTAGAGTTGGATTGGGGTTGGgtcggtagtggtggtggtggaagggggGGGTACACAAGTCATGCAAACTGTGTGCAGCACAGCAGGGGAGACACCACTGACAGGAGGGTTCTAGAAAGCAAATGAGAGAAAAACAAGGTGGGGTAGGGGttcggggaggagggaggagggagaaggaggtgggtgaggaggaggaggaggaggaggaggagggagagaagagagacatggaaagagagagaggaagggaggacagaaacagagagtgaaATCTGGTAGTAGGTCAGGCtcgacaccctccctccctccaaccccctccctcctctctctctctcatcccccccccctgtGATGGTGCCCCCCCCTCTCCAGGTCTTGGCAGAGCTTGAAGGTGAGAGTGTCTCGTCCTGGTTTGTAGGTGGACAGAAGAAGAGTTGCTTGAAGAACCAGCAGGTGCTATGGACATCACTCTTCAGATTTTGGGGCAGGCGAAGGCCCCGTTTCATAGTAGCAAGGCTCCCCCCCCCCAAGGCAAAGGAAGAGCATTAGATCAGAACCTTGGGGATGGTGCGCAAAGCCGTGCCTGCaaaataaaacagagagagagagagagagagagagaaagggagagaaagagaaattacATTAGGATTCCATTCAGTTACGTATGTCAGCTTACAAAACCTTAAGCAATGTGTGGTTTGCTATCTTCGCTCAAGACCACACCACTTGAGCCATGCATGAGGGTTCAGGAGAGCACTAATTGCAGGAATCTTTTACTCACCCACTCATGTCTCTTCTCTGATACTAATTCAAAAGTTGCTATACCCTCTACTGACAAGAtccactccctaaccattaggccactgctgcTCAAGACACTGTCTGGACACATTGCGGTTTTCGCAGCACTATCCATTCCTATCTTAGTAACAGAGCACACTATAGCCCTCTCAGTAAGTTTAGACATTATACCCCTCTTGAGACCATGATAGAGTACCTGACACCACATTGCCAATATGAAGCGTCCCTACACATTTCTGTGCTCGATTTTTCAAGTGCTCCATCTCCTCCTATTTGGAAAGTCTTTACGTGACCTAAAAAAGAACAGCCATTAAACCTGTGCGTTCCAATGCACAGCACAATACATCCCTTTCCTTCCGTGACGCTGATTGAGGGGGACAATTATGTTATTGTACAGCAGGAGACTGTGTGCAGTATGTTTTGTTCAGTGCATGAGGATTGAGGAAGCATCGCCGTGGTTCGCCTCTGCGCAATAGTAATGCCTCTTTTGTTATCTCTTTTTTTTGTCGTCATTTCTTAAGTCAATTCTTCAGAGCGATTTCGGTACAGTTGTGGGTTCTTGGGCAGCTTTGTTACATTTACAAGAGAGGGCTCCGCTGGATAAGCATCGGtctttctcttgtctctcctctccatccacctGGGCATATTTGTCTGCTTGTGTAATGCTGATGGGCATGGTACTGCAGGCTGATGGATATCTGGCCTGCTTGTCTTCTTTTCTTGTGCCGCTTTGCGCTCACTACCGTGTCTTTGTTTATTGTCTGCaggtttattttttctctctgtgtgtgtgtgtgtgtgtgtgtgtgtgtgtgtgtgtgtgtgtgtgtgtgtgtgtgtgtgtgtgtgtgtgtgtgtgtgtgtgtgtgttttgctgaatGCAGGTTTGCCCTTCTGTTCACCTTCCTGGGTAAACAAGAAGCTTATCCAAGCTCTCTTTTGAAACACAGCTACCCGCTTCAGCAAAAtagataaaacaaacaaacaaacaaacaaacaaatgcataaaatataggctaaataaataaataaatgagccaAAAAAACCACTGACACAGCTATTCGGTACCAATGCTCTTCAGACTCTCTTTCGGTAGAGGGAAATAGATTAAGGTGCCTTGTCCCCATTGACTATACTTCGAGAGAAAAATAGAGTAAAAATAGAAGAGGCTTCTCTGCGGGACTAAGTCCGTGCTCGAGATTCCATCTGTTGAGaccaggcaggcaaggcaaggcaaggctttCTTGTCCTACAGTCTTCTGCATGGCCACTGCTGACAGCCTTGGTCAGGCCTGGGACCGTCATCTGAAAGGTCAGTCTACCCAATACTGTGCTGGGGAGCCAACTGGGCCTGTGTCGACTGATCCTTTTGTTCCCCTGGCCGATTCCCTGATctttggtggtagtggtggagtcATCTCCAAGCCGGCctcccctttcagctgggggccgtataggcatttgcctagtttgcctggctggttgtgacaggcctggagtCGTCCCAAAGCCGGAGGGCATTCTTGGACACTGTTCTCTTTCCTCAGACTTCTCTTAATGCGCTTTGGCATACcgatgtgtgttggggagggagggagagtgtgtgtttaaaTTTGATTGTAATTCttctcagctctctctccctcagcatgTCTGCCGCACGTCAGAGCCTCTGGAGTCCTGTCTTATATACGAGCAGAGCGCGAGGGGAGTAATTGGCagtgacagtctgtgtgtgtatatatcatggctgtgtttgtgtgtgtgtgtgtgtgtgtgtgtgtgggtgtcttaaTTCATAtgtgtctttatgtctgtgtctatatTATTTGTGTCTTCATGCCTGtctttatttgtttctttgtctCTATCTATTGGCATGTGTGTATCTATTAGCAACAAAAAAGGCGGGGTGAGGATTCAGAAATGGGTCTTGTTTGAATTTAGTTCAAGGGTATTGTCTACTGCCTCACATCCAGTATTAATTAGATGCTGAGTGTCTGTTGAATGACTTATTCCATAGTTCAGCGCTGAAGGAATCGTGTCTTTTTCAAATTACTTCCTCCGAGCCCAGCCCTCCATTGATTTTGCATTGGGCTTCCCTCTTGGGCTGGAACAATGCGTCTGCCCCAGCTGTTCCCAAAAGCCTTGTTTCCCTTCTGACAGAGGGAATGTAATGGGGGCATGGATGGGCCAGGAGGGAGGGggaacggagacagagagagaaagagggagaaagagagagagagaaagagggagaaagagagagaaacagaaaacagagagagaaaggcagaaagcAAGTACCAAAAAGagcgagataaagagagaggttgATAGAGGAAGGGACAGAAATataaagcgaaagagagagagagagagagagagagagagagagagagagagagagagagagagaagagaaagagagagagagagccagagcgagAGAACCAGAAATGAGGCTCCTTTTATGTTGGCACTCTTGATGTGGCCCAGTCAGTCGGTTCATGTAAAGAGTTAATTCCGCCCGTCATCTCCGCCACCTCCATTGGGGCCTTTTTTCTTGATGAAGTGTAAAGCCTGAAGCTCCAGCACACCAGAGCGTTCATTCACAAGCCTGCACAGCACAGTGTATGAAGTACACTAGCCAGACCGATTTTAATGCCGCAGTGCTCCAGACAAGTTTGTTTTGAGTTTGAGTAGTTTATCCAGCAGGGAATAccaaagagggggagaaagagtacAGTAAGCTGATCTACATAAGCACACATTGTGATTTTACAAGTTCCAGGGAGACCACACTTAATTACCAATGTCATTTCATATTTCCCTTGTTCTAGGGGGACCAACGCGAAGAAAAGACTTCTCCTCACTTCATTGACAATGAAATCGAAACTGTAAAAATGCACGACTTCAAATGAGCCGTACGTCTGAAACCAATGCAATATGTGTTTGACTGAGCATACGTCCCAACAACATACATACGACGTGtgcatatttttttgtaattCCCTGGCTGGCATCCACTTTAGTACTTTTCAACCAATTTGGCAGAAACCCTTGACTTGATTAACCTAGCGGTCAGGTCAAGTGCACCGGTATGCTCTTGGGTTTGGTTGTATGGCAGGCGATTCGGGTGAAAAGTTTTGAATGCGCTGAACTCTGAACCCCCATACGAGGGGGCTCGAGTCGAGAACAGGGCGCCGCATGAAAGGCGTTGTTTTTTAGCGTGGCCCCCGTCTCGCTTGAAGGGCTCTTCACcgagcgagagagtgagcgaaGGGGGGGCCCGCCTGCATTGTGAGTCGCTGAGCCGTTTCCCTTTTAATAGAGCTACACAACTTCCTGTGGCTCGGCCCCTTTGTTGCCCGACGGCCTCCTCTGTGGCGGCCCCAAAAACAAGCATTGACTGCCCGGCACATCCACAGAATGCCTCCCTcaattttctctccctctctttctctgtctctctatcactctctctctgtatccctttttCCATACCTCCATgtgtccctctttcttttttttgttgacaCTGACTGCCCAGCCCGTCTACAGAAGGCCTCCCTCAACTTACCCACCCTACTTTCTAACTCTCCTTtccagcccttctctctctctctctctctctctctctctctctctctctctctctctctctctctctgtttttgttgaCAGGGTCAGCTATTGAGGGTTTTGAAGTTTTTCTGATGTGACCGTGCCTTccccttgccctctctctcttttgtgtgcaCCTCTCGGAGCACTGACATCGTCCTGGTTTTCCCTCCACCAAACCGACAGGCGTGAGAATCGAGGAATTACTCCCAGACAACATAAAAGTACTCGCACAATGACagccgacaacaacaacaacgagaaAAAAAACCCAGTTTCAAATGGGAATATCTCAGAAAGCACAATTTACCGTAGATtgtaaaaagaagacaaaaaatctTCCAGGAGATGAAAGGGTGTGAGTATCTCACTTTTTTATGGCAGACTTTTAAAAGCCATAAAGCACGTCTTGATAAAGGAGCTGCTGTCCAATGGGGCCACGGCTGACTCTGTTGTACACTTTAATTTACTGCACAGACTCTGGTGCATTGGCATTGGGGTGATTGGCACCTCCTGTGGGGGTCATTGTACCCCACTGAGCTGTCTTCTCTTGCCCCCAGGGGGGTAGGGGGTTCTTGTGAGAAAGAAGTGAATGGGTCCCAGCATTGGTCAATagtttcagtttttttgtttatcctttaaaaaaaatagagctCCTTTTTAGACGGGTCCCTGCCAAACACTGGTTCACACAGTGCCGGTTCTTCAGAGCAATGCCGCAGCAGTTGCATCTCAAAGAACCAACAAGGCAATATTTCCTCAAAGAACGATCTTGGCACTGATTATGACACAGCATGGCTTTGAGGAACCACTTGTAAATTGAAGCAACACAAAGTAACGATccaacacacaggcaaacacagagaTTTCTGTACGTGGAACCATATGTGTAATCAagcagacattttcttgatatggAGAGAGCTGTATTTGGACCGGCTCCTGTGCTTACTCCCTCATGGACTATCCGGTACCAGACTCCAGCTGTCCAACACGCTGTGCCGGTGAATGCAAGCAGGCACAGGTAACTGATATCTGTTTTGGACGCTGGACATGCTTCTGGCTTTTTGAGAATCATTTGTGTATGTTCCCTTCCACATAGCAATAGCACCTTTCAGGAGTGGCGATGATACGGGGTGGAATTCTTCTCCGGCAATTTCCATCGTGACTTATGCAGACGCAAGGTGAAAATGTGATACTCTTAGCCTGCTACGGAGATGAAAGACGCTTCACAAAAGAGCTTATTTTCCTACCCAACAAGTCAAATATGCTTCTCAGACACAAAAAATAAACCAAAAGGCCTAAGGACGTGGAAATCGACTCCAGCGAATGTTATCCCTAGCAAAAGGTTTTAATTGGCTTTAATCGTAATAAAAGAAACATTGACACAAGAGGGGCACTGAAACAGGCAGGTAAATGTTGTTTACCATGGAATCTTAATCTTCTATTGCTATATATCACGTTTCACTTCATCACAAACAATGGTTGGACGTGAAAGGAGGTTTGGGACTCTACTCTATGGGGCGAAGTCCTGTAATCCCATAAACACAAGTTGTTTGTCTGCGCCAACGATAATCTCCGGAAGTGAGGAAGAATGGAAAAGGACGTATGTAAAAGAAGTGGTTGtgtatactctcctctcctatttcaccGGTCCGTTTGGCCGCATTTCAATGAAGCTCAAACCTAATCTGCTTTTTTCCtggcttcttcttttcttttagtCACATACATAGGGCCTACCGTATGTTTTTAAAGCCTATGCACACTGCTCATTATCAGCCAGTGTGTCCTAACCTCTAAACGAGGTTTaaaaaaaggtgaaaaaaagAGGTTGCATGGACTTTTCATGtaatttctttactcacttctctCTAAGTTGTTTGATGATGTTGATGTTAGTTTGGTGTGTGTTCATGGTCTTGAATGGCACTCTCTATCCCACTATACTGACACGGTCTGGACTTCGCTCTTGAGCCATTGCTCTGGAATGGACAGTAATGGATGGACAATGGTGAAACCAATGGTGTACAATACGGTAGTGTGTTATTTATTCTGCACTCACTTTGCTCTACAAGGACCAATAATGCCCTTCGTGCTTTGGGATTCTTTCTCAAGTCACCTTGTTCTACAATGACATGGGCCCCTTTCTGGTCTCATATTGCTCTACAATGGCCTATATTGGGCTAGTATAGGTCTACATTATAGGCCTTACCTTTGGCCTACTTACTACATCTTTCTGAACTCACCTGGCCCTACATGGCCAATAATTAACGATACACAGGCTTGTGTACAAATGGGGCTATTAGTATTCAATGGTATTCTTTTCTCAACTCACCTTGCTTTAGAATAGCATGGgccccttgagagagagagagaggcgggggccTCTTGTGAATGTTGGTGTTTTGGTTCTCATTTTAGAACCTGGACTCACCCTTGCTCTATACAGGGAGCGCATGGGCCCCTTGTGTATGTTAGTGTTTTGGTGTTTACTCTCGAATATAGACTCACCTTGCTGCAGAAGGGCATGTGCCCCTTGTGAGAGACACTGTGGCACCTTGGGTATGTTAGTGTTTTAGGGACACTGGGGCCCCTTGGGTACTGTATGTTAGTGTTTTGGTTTTCTTTCTTGAACCTGGACTCACCTTGCTCTAGAAGGGCATGGGCCCCTTGTGAGAGAGACGGGGCCGCAGGGGCCTTGGGCGTCTCCTCTTCAAGCCGGGTCTTTGGCTCCTCCCCCCTCTGGCTGGGTTCTGCTGAACTGCTGGGTTCTGTTGTTGTGCTGCCGTGCCCGCCTCCTCCACACCCTTACTGTGCTCCGTGGAGGCCATTGGACCTGcggaaggacagacagagagagagagagaaggggagagatgtAATTCAATGTAAATTAAATGTAATTGCCATTATACTTCGACGTTTTAGTGCATATGCACTGCAAGGCTTTGCCAACACTGTGCTCAAACAGCCATGCTAATGAAGCACCCTTTCAATAGAATTGaaatgaagtgagagagagagagagagagagagagagagagagagagagagagagagagagagagagagagagagagagagagagagagagagagagagagatattggctTTTAAGAATGAGTAAACAGTAAACACAGCCGAGACTGATCACAGAGTGATATTTATAGTCGATGTATATGCTGACGGTATatttacacatgcacatgttGACATCGCTATTTGGAAATAAAACACCAAAGGCACACTCCCTACACGCTATACACGTTTGACCTCTACTTGAATAAACTTCCCTATACATAGTAaatccatacagtatacactctcTATAGTTCTTGTCTTTGAAGATTCGAATGTAGATAAATAAATGGTTAAAACCAGCTGTGCCCTAACTTCCCCTCTTCATTCGTCCTTCACTTCCTGGAGTTTTTGATTTCCTGTCCTTCTCCCCAAGTAAACCAGGAACATAAGGATTAAAAACTTTTGAAACAGCATGAGAAGTGAAAGATCAAGGAGGGTGCAAGAAGGAGAAAGCTTAAGACAAAAGACAGCTCAGGAGGTGCAATTTCATTCCTAGATCTCATCTGAGACATAATTCCATTTGGCTCCTGGTGTTCTCCTCGCCACAGGACTCAGTAACGCCAACACCTCACTCTTTAATTTGATTCCCTCCCTTATCGATGCCACCCACCGGTGCCTGTCTGCAGCGGCGCACTGCTGCGGGCCCGGGGCCAACAGCAGTCACCAGAACAGAATATTCGGAACACAGAGgagctttgtgtgtatgtgtgtgtgtgtgtgtgcatgtgtatgtgtgtgtgtgtgtgtgtgtgcgagcgcgcatggtagtgtctgtgtcaatgtgtgtgtgtgtgtgtgtgtgtgtgtgtgtgtgtgtgtgtgtgtgtgtgtgtgtgtgtgtgtgtgtgtgt
Proteins encoded:
- the apln gene encoding apelin, which translates into the protein MNVKILTLVMVLVLSLLCSARAGPMASTEHSKGVEEAGTAAQQQNPAVQQNPARGGRSQRPGLKRRRPRPLRPRLSHKGPMPF